The Carnobacterium divergens nucleotide sequence AATTTTACATATGCTACTACGCCGATAATGAAGATTCCAAAAACAACAGTTAAGCCAACAATTCCTATTAATAAATCACTCATATTTTCCCCTCCCAAAATTGATAAAAAAAAGCTCTTCTAGCAAGTAGAAGAGCTTTTTGAGTTCGTGCTTATTGAGCAACTGCAGGGTATACAGAAACTTGTTTTTTGTCGCGACCTTTACGTTCGAAACGAACGACACCATCACATTTAGCGAATAATGTATCGTCTCCACCAATCCCAACGTTAACACCTGGATAAATTTTAGTACCGCGTTGACGGTATAAAATTGAACCACCTGAAACTGTTTGACCATCTGCACGTTTAGCGCCTAAACGTTTAGAGTTAGAGTCACGTCCGTTAGTAGTAGAACCGCCCCCTTTTTTGTGGGCGAAGAATTGTAAATTCATTTTCAACATATGAGTTGCACCTCCTGGTAAATTAATTGGTTGTTAATTCATTTTGACATACTCAGGGTACTCTTCTGTAATCCCTTGAATCGAAAGACGCAAGCTTTCAAGAAGAATCTGAGCAATATGAAACTGTTCGCCGGTAATGTCTTGTAGAATTTCAACATATAAATGTCCACCATTCACTGCGTCATCCATATCCACTAAGGGTTGGAAACCAGCTAAAGCTTCAATACTATTTGTTGCTCCAAAAGTCAATGCCGAAACAGCTGCACAGACAATGTCGCTGCCTTCGGGTCCTGACTCTGCATGTCCAGTTACTTCAAAAGAAACTAGATTCCCATCGCTATCGCGATTGAACAATGCTTGAATCATATCGAACACCACTTTTCTTAAGCGTTAATTGCATTAATAACAACTTTTGTATACGGTTGACGGTGACCTTGTTTACGGTGAGTATGTTTTTTAGGTTTGTATTTATACGTAGTAACTTTCTTTTGTTTACCATGTTTTTCTACAGTACCTTCAACAGTAGCTCCGGCGATTGTTGGAGCTCCAACTTTTGTTTCTTCGCCACCTACCAAGATTACTTCATCAAAGCTTACAGTTTCACCAGCTTCAACGTTTAATTTTTCAACGTAAATTGCTTGGCCTACCTCAACTTTAACTTGTTTTCCACCAGTTTTGATAATTGCGTACATTTATTCGCACCTCCTTATTAGACTTAGACTCGCCGTCGTGAGCGTCACAAGTGTGAACTTAAGACTCATTCCCGCGCGGTTGTAGTTGTGGTGCTACACATTTACAACAGTACCATCATACCAAAAATGATTCCATAGGTCAATCATTTTTCGTGAATCTCACGATTATCTAAAAATTCATCTGATGAAACGACTCTTGTTCCGATATCTTTTGCAAATTCATCGTCATGGGTCACAATTAAGATACCAGTACCATTTGCAGCTATTTTTTGAATCATTTTTCCAATTTCGATAGTTGATTCACGATCAAGGGCTGAGGTTGGTTCGTCAAAGCAAAGGATACTCGGATTAAGCATTAAAGCTCTTGCAATCGCAACCCGTTGCTGTTGTCCTCCGGATAATTCGTTAGGCATCGCATTGGCTTTCTCATTTAATCCAACTTGCTCTAATAATTCCATTGCTTTTTTTTGTAAATATTGGTTGCTCTCTCTTTTTTGAGCGACAGGCGCTTCCATACAATTTTCAAGCACCGTTAAATTAGGAAACAACTGATAGTTTTGAAAAACCATCCCAATTTGATTGTGGTACTTTCTAAGTGTTCCCTTGTTTGCATAATCAACCTCTCCCTTTCGATTGGTTTTGCATAGCGTGATATCCCCCAACCGAATTTCCCCTGCATCAACTGTTTCCAAATGATTTATTATGCGCATTAAAGTTGTTTTCCCTGTTCCTGATTTTCCAATGAGAGTAACAATTTCACCTTTTTCAAGAGTAAAATCAAAGGCTTTTATCACTGGTTGTCCATTAAATTTTTTTGTTATTTTTTCGACAGTTAACAACATTCCTATTCTCCTCCTTTAAAAGTGAATTCTCTTTTCAATAGTAGTTAAACCAAGTGTTACCAAACCTGTAATCAGCAAATAGATGATTCCTACTGCTACAAAGGGAATAAGAGAAGCATAGGTATTAGAAGCAATTTGACCTGCTCTTAGTAGCTCACCTAATCCTAAAATGTACACTAATGAAGTGTCTTTTACTAACGAGATAACTTCGTTGCCTACAGAAGGCAATACAATTCGAGTAACTTGTGGAATAATAATTCGACGGTATCCTCTAATCTTTCCAATCCCCAAAACTTGTAACGCTTCAAATTGCCCTTTAGGAACAGCCAAAATCCCACCGCGGAAAATTTCTGCATAATAGGCTGTATAATTTAATGCAAATGCAATGACCGCTGCTGGAAAACGATCTAGCGTAATGCCAATATGAGGAAGTCCAAAGAACACGACCATTAATTGAAGAAGTAACGGCGTTCCACGCATGATATAAATATAAAATTGTACGATTAAGGAAATGCCTTTTGGTGCGTATACTCGAACAATCGCTACTAAAAACCCAAGAGGAATTGTTACGATTAGAATGATGCTAAACAGGAATAAAGTTGTTTTTAAACCCTCTAATAACGCAGGTAGTAATTCTGTTATCATTGTCATTTCAATCCATCCTTTACTCGGCAAACCATTTTTGATAAATCGTATCGTAAGTGCCGTCTGTTTTTAATTCCTTCAACGCTTGATTTAATTTTGTTTTTAATACTTTATCTTTTTTTCGTAAACCAACACCGTACTCTTCTTTTCCAAAATTATCTTTTAGTGTTCGGTAGGTGTCTACCCCTTTTAATTTGATGTAGTAGCGCGCCAACACTTCATCAACAACAATGGCCTCGCTTCGTTTGCTAGCTAAATCATTAAAGACGTCATTGTTAGATGGAAATTGTGTGAGTTCTTGATTTTTAAAAGTTGCTAGTTCTTTTTTTGAAACAGCATCTACTGCACTAGAAGCTTGTTGCGCTGCTATGGATTTCCCTGCTAGCTCTTTTTTTGTTTGAATTTCACTGTTTTTTAAAACAACAATGGATTGGCTATTTTCTAGATAAGGATCTGAAAAGGCTACTTTTTCTTTTCTTTCAGGGGTAATTGTATAACCATTCCAAATGAAATCAATATTCCCCGCATTTAATTCTGTTTCTTTCATTGCCCAATCTATCGCTTGAAATTCTATTTTTAACCTTAGTTTTTTTCCTACTTCTTTTGCTAAGTCAACATCAAACCCCACGATTTCGCCTTTATTGTCTCGATAACTCATTGGTGCAAAGGTATCATCTAATCCTACAACCAGTTTCCCTGATTTTTCAATTTCTTTTGTTGCATCCGTTTGATTTTGTTCATTTTTGCTATTTCCGCAACCAACTAACAATAAACTAAATCCAACAATACTTAGAACGATACTCATTTTTATTTTCATCTTTATTCTCTCCCTTTTTTTATTAGAATGCTGTTTTCAATTGGCTGCAGTCCGCTGGAAAACAAAAAAAGTCCTTTGATTTTCAATTTGAAAATCAAAGGACGACTATACAAGTATCGTGGTTCCACCTTTTTTTGCAATCTCCTCACGGAAAATTGCCTTATCACGTTCAAAACGACTAAACGTTAGTACTGTAACGGGTACACCCGAGTCAGTTTACAACTCCCATATAGGTGAGGTTCAACTGCTAGCTCAGAGATGTGTGTTCAGAAACTAGTTCTTGATTGCTTTCACCACCCGCAACCTCTCTAAAAAGTCCTAATTCTTACTTTTTCTCTTCAAAGCTTTTATTATTTTTTATCACTATACCATAGAATTTTTTATTTGCCAAATAATTTTTGGAAAAAGTTTTTCTTTTCTTTTTTTAATGACATCAGTGGCACCGTTTCGCCTAAGACACGTCGCGCAATATTACGGTAGCCTAATGAAGCAGGATTTTTTGGATCTAAGACAATTGGATCGCCTTTATTCGACGAACGAATAACACTATCATCATCAAATACGATTCCTAGTAATTCAATTGACAAATGTTTTGTAATTTCATCAATATCTAACACTTCGCCATCTTGCATCATTCGTTTACGAATACGATTAATAATTAGACGCGGGGGTTCCATTTCAGTTTGTTCTAGTAAGCCTATAATTCGATCTGCATCTCTCACTGCAGAAATTTCTGGAGTGGTGACAACAATTGCCATGTCGGCAGCTGCAATGGAATTTTGGAAACCTTGTTCAATTCCTGCTGGACAATCAATTAAAATATAGTCATAGTCTGGACGTAAGCTATCAACAATTTCTTTCATTTCTTCTCCATTAACGGAGCTTTTATCTGCATTTTGAGCAGCTGGCAATAAGTATAAATTATCATTAAAACGCTTATCTTTAATAATGGCTTGATGCAACTTAGCTCGTCCTTCAACTACATCAACAATATCATAGATGATTCGGTTTTCTAGTCCCAGAATCACATCTAAATTGCGTAATCCGATATCCATATCAATCAGACAAACTTTCTTTCCTTGTAAGGCTAACGCCGTACCAACATTGGCAGTTGAAGTCGTCTTTCCTACGCCACCTTTTCCTGATGTGATGACAATCGCTGTTCCCATTACATTAATCCCCCTGTCACTTTGTCCATTTTAGGCCGCAGCACTTTTAGTTTTTCTACAGGTGCAAATTCAAGAATGTGCAAATCATTGATGTAAGCAAATTCTTTCATATTCGCGCCTTTATTTTCATGTGTTTTATTTTCGATAATTTGAATATTATCTGCTATTCGAATCTGTGCATCGGTTTGGAAATCGGCTACGACAACAGCACTGTCGTCCCCACTAAAACCAGCATGAGCAACGCCTAGCAATTCCCCGATAATAAAAATACTTCCATCTGCACGAACACTGCCGCCTGGATGAACCTTTCCAATTAAAAGAATGTCCCCTTTAGCCGTTAATGTTTGACCACTTCGAATCGTTTGAATTTCCATTTGCAAACTGTTGGCTTCATGCCACTCGTTGGCTTCTTTGTACGTCAACACGTTAGATTTAAGCTGCTTGATTTGAAATTGGCTAGTAGTTGAAATTTTAGTTGTCAATTCATCGACTTCCGTTTCAGATAATAAACGATTCCCTGTTTTAATTTCAAGAGAAATGGATTTTTTATCTGTTTTAGTAGATTTATTTTCAGCTAATAGATTCGCTAACAGTTGATCTAATTCTTCATGAATCGTGCTCATTGCAGCTGTATCATCTAATGTTAAGACGAAACCATCTTTTGTTCCTTTTAACGTTACACTTTGTTTCACTTTAACAACTCCCAACGCATTTCATTGATTGCTCATTCTTTCGTTATCAACCAAAAACCGAACTTACATTTTTTCTAATTTCATCATAAGTTTTTGTAGTGGGTAGTATAAGAAAATAAAGATTACCACATTTAAGAGTAAAGTTGGACCTAATCGTTCTACCATAAAAGTATTAAAATCCATTGTTGTTTCCTTCAAGATTGTATAGAAAAAATATAACGTTGTTTCAATTAAACTCAAATCAATGATAAACATCATTGCGACTACGATTGGATTAGGGTGAAGCACTTTTGTTAATTTTTCAGTGATGTACACAATAATTGGAAACAAGGCAACATATATCCCTAATATTCCAACGTAATAACTATCAAATAAGAGACCAAATACGATTGCAAGTACCAACATTTTATTTCGAGGTAAATAAAAAGACATCATTACGAGTAAAATAATCGTAAGTCGAGGAACAAGCACATAGTCGCTCCCGTATAGCGTTTCTGAAAATAAAGCTGCTAAAACTCCGTCTAACAAGAAAAAAACAAAAAGAATCAGTGGTGGTAAAAATGAACTTTTTAAATTTGAATTCATTTACTCACCACTTTCAGCTTCACGTTGAACGATGGTTACATAGCGGATGTCATTGGTATCTGCAGCCGGCGTAATATACGCTACTTTTGATAATCCATGAGCGTCTAATTTCACTTCATCAACGGTACCAATAAGTAACGTTGACGGTGTAATTCCACCTAAGCCAGATGTCACAACTTTGTCGCCTTTTTTCGGTTCAGCATCTGTTGTAATTTGATTCATTTTCAAACGTTTTGTTTCTTTATCATAGCCATTGATAATTCCATGAATTTGTCCTGACTCGCTTTGTACCAAAGCTGCCACACGGTTCTTTTTAGAATCAACTGTCGTAATTAATTGAACTTTAGAACTTGTAGGACTCACTTCTACGATTCGTCCAACTAACCCATTTCCAGCCATCACAGACATGCCTTTTTCAATACCGTTTTTGCTGCCTTTATCCACGACGATTTGATCAATCCAAGAATCAGGATTGCGGCCAATGACACTGCCTGTAATTTGGTTGTAATTCGATAAAGTTGAAGTTAATTCCAACTGTTCTTGCATTTTTTTATTATCTTGTTTTAGATCTGCTAGTTCAACTTGCGTTTCATAAAGTTTATCGATTTTTGATTTTAACAACTGGTTCTCTTCGTAAGTATTTTTTAATTCTTCAACCGAATCAATAAAACTTACAATTCCATTGGCTGGCTTTGAAAAAACGCGCCCAGTAATGGCAGTAATGTCATTGGTGAATTGTTGGACGATTGGCAACTTTGCTCTTTCTTTAATTGAATAGGCAATTAACCCCATACAAACAATTACACTGACTAATAAAATGATTAATTTTTTATTTGAAAAAAATTGATGCAACTCGTCACCCCACTTTGCCTTGAAGGCCTTCTCTATTTTACCATATTTCATTTGAAATACTAATATTATTTTACATAAACTTATTTTCTTAGGAAAATTGATTGATTTTAACTTATTAAATAGAAAAGAAGCGGGAAGTTTGTAGACTCCCCGCAGTTTCTAAACATATTTTGGTGTCTGTTTATCGATTTGCTTTTTTCTTAAATAAATCAATATGTTTCAATGATTCGCCTGTTCCAATCGCAACACAATCTAGTGGCTCATTTGCTACAAAAACTGGAACTTGTGTTTCATCTGCAATTACTTCTGATAAGTTTTTTAATAACGCACCACCACCAGTTAAAACGATTCCGTGATCGATGACGTCAGAAGAAATTTCAGGTGATGTTTCTTCAAGCGTTTCTTTAACTGCAACGACGATTGCTTCCACCACTTCTTGAAGTGATTGAGAAACGTCAACAGCAGAAATTTCGATTGTTTTTGGTAGACCCGTTAACAAATCGCGTCCTCGAATGCTCATTTCGCCATATTCTCCAGCTTTTTCTACAGAAGCACACCCAATTTCGATTTTAACGGCTTCAGCTGTTCTTTCACCAATTAGTAAATTGTATTTTTTGCGTACATAATGAATAATGGCATCATCTAATCGGTCTCCGGCCATTCTAATAGAACGGCTACTCACGATTCCACCTAGTGAGATAGTTGCAACGTCTGTTGTTCCACCACCAATATCTACAACCATGCTTCCTGTTGGGTCCATAACTGGCAGTCC carries:
- a CDS encoding ribosomal-processing cysteine protease Prp; amino-acid sequence: MIQALFNRDSDGNLVSFEVTGHAESGPEGSDIVCAAVSALTFGATNSIEALAGFQPLVDMDDAVNGGHLYVEILQDITGEQFHIAQILLESLRLSIQGITEEYPEYVKMN
- the mreD gene encoding rod shape-determining protein MreD; translation: MNSNLKSSFLPPLILFVFFLLDGVLAALFSETLYGSDYVLVPRLTIILLVMMSFYLPRNKMLVLAIVFGLLFDSYYVGILGIYVALFPIIVYITEKLTKVLHPNPIVVAMMFIIDLSLIETTLYFFYTILKETTMDFNTFMVERLGPTLLLNVVIFIFLYYPLQKLMMKLEKM
- a CDS encoding rod shape-determining protein: MFGLGSKDIGIDLGTANTMVYADGKGIVLREPSVVAKNTSTGEIVAVGEEARNMIGRTPGSIVAIRPMKDGVIADYETTAAMMKYYIQKTIGKTSSKPYVMVCVPSGVTEVEKRAVIDATRMAGAKDAFIIEEPFAAAIGAGLPVMDPTGSMVVDIGGGTTDVATISLGGIVSSRSIRMAGDRLDDAIIHYVRKKYNLLIGERTAEAVKIEIGCASVEKAGEYGEMSIRGRDLLTGLPKTIEISAVDVSQSLQEVVEAIVVAVKETLEETSPEISSDVIDHGIVLTGGGALLKNLSEVIADETQVPVFVANEPLDCVAIGTGESLKHIDLFKKKANR
- a CDS encoding amino acid ABC transporter substrate-binding protein — translated: MKIKMSIVLSIVGFSLLLVGCGNSKNEQNQTDATKEIEKSGKLVVGLDDTFAPMSYRDNKGEIVGFDVDLAKEVGKKLRLKIEFQAIDWAMKETELNAGNIDFIWNGYTITPERKEKVAFSDPYLENSQSIVVLKNSEIQTKKELAGKSIAAQQASSAVDAVSKKELATFKNQELTQFPSNNDVFNDLASKRSEAIVVDEVLARYYIKLKGVDTYRTLKDNFGKEEYGVGLRKKDKVLKTKLNQALKELKTDGTYDTIYQKWFAE
- a CDS encoding amino acid ABC transporter ATP-binding protein, which produces MLLTVEKITKKFNGQPVIKAFDFTLEKGEIVTLIGKSGTGKTTLMRIINHLETVDAGEIRLGDITLCKTNRKGEVDYANKGTLRKYHNQIGMVFQNYQLFPNLTVLENCMEAPVAQKRESNQYLQKKAMELLEQVGLNEKANAMPNELSGGQQQRVAIARALMLNPSILCFDEPTSALDRESTIEIGKMIQKIAANGTGILIVTHDDEFAKDIGTRVVSSDEFLDNREIHEK
- the rplU gene encoding 50S ribosomal protein L21, producing MYAIIKTGGKQVKVEVGQAIYVEKLNVEAGETVSFDEVILVGGEETKVGAPTIAGATVEGTVEKHGKQKKVTTYKYKPKKHTHRKQGHRQPYTKVVINAINA
- a CDS encoding septum site-determining protein MinC — encoded protein: MKQSVTLKGTKDGFVLTLDDTAAMSTIHEELDQLLANLLAENKSTKTDKKSISLEIKTGNRLLSETEVDELTTKISTTSQFQIKQLKSNVLTYKEANEWHEANSLQMEIQTIRSGQTLTAKGDILLIGKVHPGGSVRADGSIFIIGELLGVAHAGFSGDDSAVVVADFQTDAQIRIADNIQIIENKTHENKGANMKEFAYINDLHILEFAPVEKLKVLRPKMDKVTGGLM
- the rpmA gene encoding 50S ribosomal protein L27, with translation MLKMNLQFFAHKKGGGSTTNGRDSNSKRLGAKRADGQTVSGGSILYRQRGTKIYPGVNVGIGGDDTLFAKCDGVVRFERKGRDKKQVSVYPAVAQ
- the minD gene encoding septum site-determining protein MinD; translation: MGTAIVITSGKGGVGKTTSTANVGTALALQGKKVCLIDMDIGLRNLDVILGLENRIIYDIVDVVEGRAKLHQAIIKDKRFNDNLYLLPAAQNADKSSVNGEEMKEIVDSLRPDYDYILIDCPAGIEQGFQNSIAAADMAIVVTTPEISAVRDADRIIGLLEQTEMEPPRLIINRIRKRMMQDGEVLDIDEITKHLSIELLGIVFDDDSVIRSSNKGDPIVLDPKNPASLGYRNIARRVLGETVPLMSLKKEKKNFFQKLFGK
- a CDS encoding amino acid ABC transporter permease yields the protein MTMITELLPALLEGLKTTLFLFSIILIVTIPLGFLVAIVRVYAPKGISLIVQFYIYIMRGTPLLLQLMVVFFGLPHIGITLDRFPAAVIAFALNYTAYYAEIFRGGILAVPKGQFEALQVLGIGKIRGYRRIIIPQVTRIVLPSVGNEVISLVKDTSLVYILGLGELLRAGQIASNTYASLIPFVAVGIIYLLITGLVTLGLTTIEKRIHF
- the mreC gene encoding rod shape-determining protein MreC, with translation MHQFFSNKKLIILLVSVIVCMGLIAYSIKERAKLPIVQQFTNDITAITGRVFSKPANGIVSFIDSVEELKNTYEENQLLKSKIDKLYETQVELADLKQDNKKMQEQLELTSTLSNYNQITGSVIGRNPDSWIDQIVVDKGSKNGIEKGMSVMAGNGLVGRIVEVSPTSSKVQLITTVDSKKNRVAALVQSESGQIHGIINGYDKETKRLKMNQITTDAEPKKGDKVVTSGLGGITPSTLLIGTVDEVKLDAHGLSKVAYITPAADTNDIRYVTIVQREAESGE